A single region of the Haloimpatiens massiliensis genome encodes:
- a CDS encoding DUF2804 domain-containing protein, whose amino-acid sequence MIIMGLSKQNDYSFKEKELNTNSCYTLCTKDNSLNINSVGWSRNPKHNCNIKDHWLRKKKFNYWNICNQEYLFNITVTNFDYVGLISIYLLDIKNKTQTEKSFKVPFAVGCNLPNKVYDNIAISKKGFNLNINNSQYKTELQVYCSNFNNHTLKGNFIINNNLKHETLNVVIPWSTKKFHFTSKQNCLPVSGALCMDETNTILFSINTSFASLDFGRGLWPYNTFWNWCSFSDKHNEMNLGINLGSGWTDKTGLNENAITVNDKIIKISDDVEFIYDKCNVMNKWYIRTKNSDKITLTFSPFIEKRMKTNFLIVRSDFCQLYGYFSGKIIDEDNKDLNINNIFGTVEEHTAKW is encoded by the coding sequence ATGATTATTATGGGGCTATCAAAACAAAATGATTATTCATTTAAAGAAAAAGAATTAAATACTAATTCCTGTTACACTTTATGTACTAAAGATAATTCTCTAAATATCAATTCTGTAGGCTGGAGTAGAAATCCAAAACACAATTGCAATATAAAAGATCACTGGCTTAGAAAGAAAAAATTCAACTACTGGAACATATGTAATCAAGAGTACCTATTCAATATAACTGTAACTAATTTTGATTATGTAGGATTAATCTCCATTTATCTTTTAGATATAAAAAATAAAACTCAAACTGAAAAAAGTTTTAAAGTTCCTTTTGCTGTTGGATGCAACCTTCCAAATAAAGTATATGATAATATAGCTATTTCTAAAAAGGGCTTCAACTTAAATATAAACAATAGTCAATATAAAACGGAGTTACAAGTTTACTGTTCAAATTTTAATAACCACACTTTAAAAGGTAATTTTATAATTAATAATAATTTAAAACATGAAACTTTAAATGTAGTTATCCCTTGGAGTACTAAAAAATTTCATTTTACCTCTAAACAAAACTGTCTCCCTGTTTCAGGTGCTCTATGCATGGATGAAACTAACACTATACTATTTAGCATTAATACTTCTTTTGCTTCTTTAGACTTTGGTAGAGGATTATGGCCCTACAATACCTTTTGGAATTGGTGCTCTTTTTCAGATAAACATAATGAGATGAATTTAGGTATTAATTTAGGCAGTGGATGGACAGATAAAACTGGATTAAACGAAAATGCCATAACTGTAAATGATAAAATTATAAAAATAAGTGATGATGTAGAATTCATATATGATAAGTGTAATGTTATGAACAAGTGGTATATACGCACTAAAAACTCTGATAAAATAACTCTAACATTTTCTCCTTTTATAGAAAAACGAATGAAGACTAATTTTCTAATAGTAAGATCAGATTTTTGTCAACTTTATGGATATTTTTCAGGCAAAATAATAGATGAAGATAACAAAGATTTAAATATAAATAATATTTTTGGTACAGTAGAAGAGCACACTGCTAAATGGTAA